Genomic segment of Bdellovibrionota bacterium:
GACGATCGGCCTCCACTTCAACTTCCACTTTCCAACTGTGGCCGTGCAACGGCTCCGGGGAGCCTTTATACGAGCGAAGGTTATGCGCCGCTTCGAAAAAAGCTTCCACGCGAACTCGGTAGCACTCTTGTGTCGACTTCACAGCCGCTCTGAACCATGTTTGAGAGGTGCCGTCAACCGAAGGAACTATTTTCTCTCTTTTCCACACCGGCCGGGAGCTTTTCAACAACGAGACCTTCTTCAGCAATCGTCTGGCAACAGAGAACGCGCTCAAACGGCTTACCCTCTCGGCTGACGTTCGCGGCGCAAGTTTCGCAGGTCGCGTTCCAGCAAAAATTCTCAAAGGCGATGTGAAAATCGAGATACTGATAACAACGAAGCAGTTCTAGCCCTTCGGGGACTTCGTAGACCGTGCCTTCGATCGTGATTCGGATGAGGCGGGAGATGTCGCCGAACATCCGCTTCTTTTCATCGATGTGGTCCCCGGCCGGCATGGCCCCATCATTGTAACACGCCGGAGAATCAGACCCGGTTGCGGATCAACTGCATGAACTCTTCGCGCGTGGCGTAGTTTTCACGAAACGCCCCGAGCATGGAGCTGGTCACGGCGATTGTGAAACTATTTCCATTTCAAAGCTCGGTCGGCGAAGGCTTTTTTGTACTTCGGCCAATCGTGCAGCATTGCCGGGTCGAAATCTGCGCCATTCGGCCAGACTAAGGTCTTGACTTCAGGGTCGACTCGAACGGATCGAAAGACCGCCAAATCCCGAAGAGGGCCGTATAGGTCCCCGAACAGGACATTGCTCAGATCGACATCCTGCGTGGTCCCATCGTCAAATGAAACACGAAGGCGATAGTCCCCGCTAATCTCGAAAGATAGAACCTTATAAATAGGGTGACTCATCGCTGGGCTCCTTACGCTAATGGCTTGATGGGAATCGGTTTGCTCCCATCTTGCAACAACTCCCCACACCGGAGAATCAGACCCGGTTACGGATCAACTGCATGAACTCTTCGCGCGTGGCGTAGTTTTCACGGAACGCTCCCAGCATCGAGCTGGTCACGGCAATGGAGTTTTGCTTTTCCACGCCACGCATCTGCATGCAGAGATGCTCGGCTTCCATCACGACCGCTACGCCCCGCGGATGCAACACCTCCTCGATCGTCTCGGCGATTTCCTGCGTCAATCGTTCCTGAACTTGAAGCCGGCGGGCGAACATCTCGGTCACTCGAGCCAATTTGGATAAGCCGATGATTTTGCCGTTGGGCAGATAGCCGATGTGACATTTCCCGAAAAAGGGGAGGAGGTGATGCTCGCAGAGGCTGAAGAAATCGATGTTTTTGAGGATTACCATGTCTTTGCGATCTTCGTCGAACAGCGCACCGTTGATGACCTCTTTGAGGCTCA
This window contains:
- a CDS encoding DUF2442 domain-containing protein; this encodes MSHPIYKVLSFEISGDYRLRVSFDDGTTQDVDLSNVLFGDLYGPLRDLAVFRSVRVDPEVKTLVWPNGADFDPAMLHDWPKYKKAFADRALKWK
- the folE gene encoding GTP cyclohydrolase I FolE, which translates into the protein MQEKIREILAELGENPERQGLLKTPERVAKALRTMTGGYRMSLKEVINGALFDEDRKDMVILKNIDFFSLCEHHLLPFFGKCHIGYLPNGKIIGLSKLARVTEMFARRLQVQERLTQEIAETIEEVLHPRGVAVVMEAEHLCMQMRGVEKQNSIAVTSSMLGAFRENYATREEFMQLIRNRV